In Mucilaginibacter celer, one DNA window encodes the following:
- a CDS encoding family 20 glycosylhydrolase: protein MNLKTLTLPKCFAVAALLFATFQTEKASAQTTTDDPHLGIIPAPASLTKNTGNYTFSQLTLIKADNPKDKAVLWLKDYLQNNRHLNNKVSKYNSKLKTAKGTGLILTSKGADKLPKEGYKLTITGHNITIIGKDAGLFYGIQTLLQLFPVETSGSYKLPCVVIEDSPRFGYRGMMLDVSRHFFSIAEVKKVIELIASYKLNTFHWHLVDGQGWRIEIKKYPKLTQVGAFRQQTMFGSNRDWPDSLSYGGFYTQDQIKEVVKFAADRYINVIPEIEMPAHSEAALRAYPELKCDTVVGQKAPRDINNLYCPTEQTFTFLEDVLTEVMALFPSKYIHVGGDEAGKEPWKQSAFCQALMKEKGLKDEKELQSYFIQRIEKFINSKGRSIIGWDEILEGGLAPNATVMSWQGEEGGINAARQHHNVIMTPQTTGNYFDHYQSGSPQEPISFGRYATLQETYNYDPVSKQLTTDEQKYVIGTQGNLWTEYVPTVAKLQYQIMPRVFALSEVAWSKPENKSYTDFSEVRLAKHFARLDAMNYNYRVPTALTTIDTMVVGPHFVYTLKSVVPGAKIYYTLNGRDPLDTDLQYDGPITFAIPQNEKRELRTRVITPSGRRSIATRTLMYNKAPLPAVSHTANKQGLNYKLAKNTFTSPDQLSYVTLTDSATVAKIDAEPLKKDYPNFGVVYDGYLNILADGTYNFALASYAASQLFIDGIQLTEAEYALPLAKGFHQIRVKYIYNAPPPATGRYRPRVAPLKVYVTAPGTFEKKELNAADLYN from the coding sequence ATGAACTTAAAAACATTAACCTTACCCAAATGCTTTGCCGTCGCAGCCTTGTTATTTGCTACTTTTCAAACAGAAAAGGCATCTGCTCAAACAACAACCGATGATCCACACTTGGGTATCATTCCGGCCCCCGCATCTCTAACCAAAAACACTGGCAACTACACATTTAGCCAGTTGACACTAATCAAGGCCGACAACCCGAAAGATAAAGCAGTTTTATGGCTGAAGGATTATCTGCAAAATAACAGGCACCTCAATAATAAGGTCAGTAAATACAATTCAAAACTTAAAACGGCCAAAGGCACTGGTTTGATCCTGACCTCCAAAGGCGCTGATAAACTCCCCAAAGAAGGTTATAAGCTAACTATCACCGGCCACAACATCACCATCATTGGTAAAGATGCCGGGTTGTTTTACGGCATTCAAACCCTGCTACAGTTGTTCCCGGTTGAAACATCGGGCTCGTACAAACTGCCTTGCGTTGTTATTGAAGATTCGCCGAGGTTTGGTTACCGGGGGATGATGCTGGATGTATCGCGCCACTTTTTCAGCATAGCCGAGGTTAAAAAGGTTATAGAACTTATCGCTTCGTATAAACTCAATACTTTCCACTGGCATTTGGTTGATGGCCAGGGTTGGCGCATCGAGATCAAAAAATATCCCAAGCTAACCCAGGTGGGCGCTTTCCGCCAGCAAACCATGTTTGGCAGCAACCGCGATTGGCCCGACTCATTAAGTTATGGCGGCTTTTATACCCAGGACCAAATTAAAGAAGTAGTAAAATTCGCGGCCGACAGGTATATCAACGTTATCCCCGAAATTGAAATGCCAGCCCATTCTGAAGCTGCCCTCCGCGCCTATCCGGAACTTAAATGCGATACCGTAGTTGGCCAGAAAGCTCCACGAGATATCAATAACCTGTACTGCCCTACCGAGCAAACTTTTACTTTTTTGGAGGATGTGCTAACGGAAGTGATGGCGCTGTTCCCGAGCAAATACATCCATGTAGGTGGCGATGAGGCGGGTAAAGAACCATGGAAGCAATCGGCGTTTTGCCAGGCTTTGATGAAAGAAAAAGGATTGAAAGATGAAAAAGAGCTGCAAAGCTATTTCATCCAGAGGATAGAAAAATTCATCAACTCCAAAGGCCGCAGCATTATTGGCTGGGATGAGATATTGGAAGGCGGCCTTGCCCCCAACGCCACGGTAATGAGCTGGCAGGGCGAAGAAGGCGGCATTAACGCGGCCCGCCAACACCACAACGTGATCATGACACCGCAAACCACAGGTAACTACTTCGATCATTACCAAAGCGGTTCGCCGCAGGAGCCTATATCATTTGGCAGGTACGCCACTCTGCAGGAAACATACAACTACGATCCCGTTTCAAAACAATTAACTACCGATGAGCAAAAATATGTAATAGGTACGCAAGGTAATCTTTGGACGGAGTATGTGCCGACCGTAGCCAAACTGCAATATCAGATTATGCCGAGGGTATTCGCCCTCTCTGAAGTAGCCTGGAGTAAACCCGAAAACAAGAGCTACACCGATTTCTCGGAAGTGCGATTGGCCAAACATTTTGCAAGGCTGGATGCCATGAATTACAATTACCGTGTGCCTACTGCGCTAACCACTATCGATACGATGGTTGTGGGCCCTCATTTTGTTTACACCTTAAAATCGGTGGTACCCGGCGCGAAGATCTACTATACTTTAAACGGTCGTGATCCGTTGGATACCGATCTGCAATATGATGGCCCTATCACTTTTGCCATCCCTCAAAATGAAAAACGTGAATTACGTACCCGCGTGATTACGCCGTCTGGCCGCCGGAGCATTGCTACACGTACTTTGATGTATAACAAAGCGCCGCTGCCGGCTGTTAGCCATACGGCCAATAAACAAGGCCTTAATTATAAACTGGCCAAAAACACATTCACTTCGCCTGATCAGTTGAGTTATGTTACATTAACCGATTCGGCAACGGTAGCGAAAATTGATGCAGAGCCTCTTAAAAAAGACTATCCTAACTTCGGTGTGGTTTATGACGGTTATCTGAACATTTTGGCCGATGGTACTTATAACTTCGCCCTTGCAAGTTATGCTGCCAGCCAGCTGTTTATTGATGGCATACAGCTAACCGAAGCAGAATACGCGCTACCGCTGGCAAAGGGTTTTCATCAAATTAGGGTAAAGTATATATACAACGCGCCGCCTCCGGCAACAGGCCGGTACAGGCCCCGTGTAGCACCGCTTAAAGTATATGTTACCGCACCCGGAACTTTTGAAAAGAAAGAGTTGAACGCGGCCGATCTTTATAATTAA
- a CDS encoding LLM class flavin-dependent oxidoreductase: MELGISTFGEVHPDGTSGKAVNAHKRVQELLEEVKLADEVGLDVYAFGEHHRPDFVISAPEILISAAAAITKNIRLSSSVTVLSSADPVRTFQNFATADLVSGGRVEMIAGRGSFIESFPLFGFDLNDYDALFTEKLEMFLQINKQEIVSWKGNFRAPVRNQGVYPRPLQPEIPVWIGVGGTPASAKRAGALGLPMIIAILGSAPKHFVTFVELYRESAAKAGHDLSKLQLGISSQFYVAENSQQAADEFYPSYEALMTRVGRDRGWSPMTRDQFEYLRDFGPLVVGDPQQAIDKIMAQYELFGNTRFVAQLVTGFTPHKDILKAIEIYGTKIAPVVRRETALKA; this comes from the coding sequence ATGGAATTAGGAATAAGCACCTTTGGTGAAGTACATCCCGACGGTACAAGCGGCAAAGCCGTAAACGCCCACAAACGGGTACAGGAATTATTGGAAGAAGTAAAGCTGGCCGATGAAGTGGGCCTGGATGTTTATGCCTTCGGCGAGCACCACCGGCCGGATTTTGTGATCTCTGCACCGGAAATCCTGATCTCGGCTGCGGCGGCTATCACCAAAAACATCCGTTTATCAAGCTCTGTAACGGTATTAAGCTCTGCCGATCCCGTACGCACTTTTCAAAACTTTGCTACGGCCGACCTGGTTTCGGGCGGGCGTGTGGAGATGATTGCCGGGCGTGGCTCATTTATCGAATCGTTCCCGTTATTCGGATTTGACCTGAATGATTACGATGCGCTGTTTACCGAAAAGCTGGAAATGTTTTTGCAGATCAATAAGCAGGAAATTGTTTCATGGAAAGGAAACTTCCGGGCACCTGTGCGTAACCAGGGCGTATATCCGCGTCCGCTACAGCCGGAGATCCCGGTTTGGATAGGCGTTGGCGGTACACCTGCATCGGCAAAACGTGCGGGCGCTTTGGGCCTGCCCATGATCATAGCTATTTTAGGCAGCGCCCCAAAACATTTTGTAACCTTTGTTGAGCTTTACCGCGAATCGGCCGCCAAGGCAGGGCATGATTTGAGTAAGCTTCAACTGGGCATCAGCTCCCAATTTTATGTGGCCGAAAACTCACAGCAAGCTGCCGACGAGTTTTACCCGAGCTACGAAGCCCTCATGACCCGTGTTGGCCGCGACAGGGGCTGGTCGCCCATGACGAGGGATCAGTTTGAATACCTTCGTGATTTCGGTCCGCTGGTAGTGGGTGATCCGCAGCAGGCTATTGATAAGATCATGGCGCAGTACGAGCTTTTTGGCAATACGCGTTTTGTGGCGCAACTGGTTACAGGATTTACGCCGCATAAAGATATTTTGAAAGCTATTGAGATTTATGGCACTAAAATAGCGCCGGTTGTGCGGAGGGAGACTGCTTTGAAGGCTTAG
- a CDS encoding alpha/beta fold hydrolase: MTLTNNAGNYAVVNGLKMYYEVHGEGFPLVLIHGGGSDIYVTFGRVLHLFAQKHQVIAVDLQAHGRTPDRGAPTSFEQDADDIAALLKSLDIKQADVLGFSNGGNTAMQLAIRHPQLVHKIVIASSFYKRSGFFPGFWDFMQSGSLDTMPQFLKDAFLAINNDPEALQTMYNRDRDRMLIFEDWNDDAIRSINMPALVIAGDKDVISPEHSLELYRMLPNAQLCILPAGHGDYIGDIDEMVGEKEYPAVAIIEGFLTEVKA; the protein is encoded by the coding sequence ATGACATTAACCAATAATGCCGGAAACTACGCCGTTGTTAACGGCCTTAAAATGTATTACGAAGTTCATGGCGAGGGCTTTCCGTTGGTGCTCATCCACGGAGGTGGCTCGGATATCTACGTTACTTTTGGCAGGGTGCTACACTTGTTTGCCCAAAAACACCAGGTAATAGCAGTAGATCTTCAAGCTCATGGCCGAACACCGGACAGGGGCGCTCCTACTTCTTTTGAGCAGGATGCTGATGACATAGCTGCCTTATTAAAAAGCCTCGATATAAAGCAAGCAGATGTTTTGGGCTTTAGCAATGGCGGTAACACCGCTATGCAGTTGGCTATCAGGCATCCGCAGCTGGTGCATAAAATAGTGATCGCCTCTTCGTTTTATAAACGCTCGGGCTTTTTTCCTGGTTTTTGGGATTTTATGCAGAGTGGGAGCCTTGATACCATGCCTCAGTTTTTAAAGGATGCTTTTTTGGCTATAAACAACGATCCCGAAGCCTTACAAACAATGTATAACCGGGATCGTGACCGGATGTTGATTTTTGAGGATTGGAACGACGATGCTATCCGTTCTATTAACATGCCGGCGCTGGTGATAGCCGGGGATAAGGATGTAATTTCGCCTGAGCACTCGCTTGAATTATACCGGATGCTGCCCAATGCGCAACTTTGCATACTGCCTGCCGGTCATGGCGATTACATTGGCGATATTGATGAGATGGTAGGAGAGAAGGAATATCCTGCGGTAGCTATTATTGAAGGGTTTTTAACCGAGGTAAAGGCTTAA
- a CDS encoding glycoside hydrolase family 9 protein yields MNLLKRQIILSIFFALFCCLCKADPVFYMNQVAFDARGAKTIVVRNDAKFNPGRTFQLQNAAGKAVFTGKLSVVLHVEEWAKGASFYQADFSVFKTDGKYRIAIGKSVSDWFEIKENALAVTTIPSVLSYYNRQRANTPTEWKADSAVRLYGSDKTVDLRGGWCDASGDVSKYFSHLAYANFMSPQQIPLVTWSMINTVQTAPGLLNKLQVYDGMVNEALWGADYMMRALSTDDYFYMIVFSYFNKDPKARRVVGLKANSVTTDEYQAAFREGGGMAIASLARISKLKKDGDFKSAEYLAAAKRAFAHLLVNNTKYDDDGKENIIDDYCALMAATELWIATDSTFYRDQARKRAQNLTKRMSPAGYFIADDGDRPFWHASDAGMPIVALSRYLDKEKDSNERAAALSTIKKALDYNLKVTANVDNPFGYARQSFKFKGAVKDGFFIPHENETGWWWQGENARLGSLATAALVGGRLVYPEKGGWGVKKELAGYASHQIAWVLGCNPYQMCFMYQYGKNNVPYMSSNFGHGSGKGGISNGITGKKENPDGSGIDFKMKDDGNEWRWTEQWLPHAAWYLLAVTAMAQQ; encoded by the coding sequence ATGAACCTGTTAAAACGCCAAATTATCCTTTCAATTTTCTTTGCCCTGTTTTGCTGTCTTTGCAAAGCCGATCCTGTTTTTTACATGAACCAGGTAGCTTTTGATGCTCGCGGAGCCAAAACTATTGTTGTTCGAAACGATGCTAAGTTTAACCCCGGCAGAACATTCCAATTGCAAAACGCAGCAGGTAAGGCGGTTTTTACAGGAAAGCTAAGCGTAGTATTACATGTTGAAGAATGGGCAAAAGGTGCCAGCTTTTACCAGGCCGATTTTTCGGTTTTTAAAACAGATGGCAAATACAGGATAGCAATTGGCAAATCGGTATCCGACTGGTTTGAGATCAAAGAGAACGCCCTTGCCGTTACAACCATTCCATCGGTGCTAAGCTACTATAACAGGCAACGCGCCAACACCCCAACCGAATGGAAGGCCGATTCGGCGGTACGGCTGTACGGAAGCGATAAAACAGTTGATTTACGTGGCGGCTGGTGCGATGCATCCGGCGATGTAAGTAAATATTTTTCGCACCTGGCTTATGCCAATTTTATGTCGCCGCAGCAAATTCCACTGGTTACCTGGTCTATGATCAATACGGTTCAAACCGCGCCTGGCTTGCTGAATAAGTTGCAGGTTTATGATGGCATGGTGAACGAAGCACTTTGGGGAGCCGATTATATGATGCGGGCCTTATCAACAGACGATTATTTTTACATGATCGTATTCAGCTATTTTAATAAAGATCCTAAAGCCCGCCGCGTAGTAGGTTTAAAAGCAAACAGCGTAACCACAGATGAATACCAGGCAGCGTTTCGCGAGGGCGGTGGCATGGCTATAGCATCACTGGCACGCATCTCAAAATTAAAAAAAGATGGCGATTTTAAATCTGCCGAATATCTCGCCGCTGCCAAACGGGCTTTTGCCCATCTATTGGTGAACAATACCAAATATGATGACGATGGCAAGGAAAACATCATCGACGATTATTGTGCCCTGATGGCTGCCACCGAGCTATGGATAGCCACCGATAGCACATTTTACCGCGACCAGGCCCGTAAACGCGCGCAAAATCTTACCAAAAGAATGAGCCCTGCCGGGTATTTTATTGCCGATGACGGCGACAGGCCTTTCTGGCATGCATCAGACGCCGGAATGCCCATTGTGGCCTTATCCCGCTATCTCGATAAAGAGAAAGATAGCAACGAACGGGCAGCCGCACTATCTACCATAAAAAAAGCGTTGGACTATAACCTGAAGGTTACCGCCAATGTAGATAACCCCTTTGGCTATGCCCGCCAGTCGTTCAAATTTAAAGGCGCTGTAAAAGATGGTTTCTTTATCCCACACGAAAACGAAACCGGCTGGTGGTGGCAGGGTGAGAATGCCCGACTGGGATCCTTAGCTACGGCAGCTTTAGTTGGAGGCAGATTGGTTTATCCGGAAAAAGGTGGTTGGGGCGTTAAGAAAGAACTGGCCGGATATGCATCGCACCAGATAGCCTGGGTTTTGGGTTGCAATCCGTACCAGATGTGCTTTATGTATCAATACGGTAAAAACAATGTACCGTACATGAGTTCGAATTTCGGTCATGGATCGGGCAAGGGGGGCATCTCTAACGGCATCACCGGAAAAAAAGAAAACCCTGATGGCAGCGGCATCGACTTTAAAATGAAGGACGATGGTAATGAATGGCGCTGGACAGAACAATGGCTGCCCCACGCTGCATGGTATTTGCTGGCCGTTACGGCAATGGCACAGCAATAA
- a CDS encoding beta-N-acetylhexosaminidase, whose product MKIKFVLVFLLFCGSVKAQNVNIIPQPKLVTAGTGQFTFNNHSSVGVNDASLLPVARYFQKQVNQSTGLTLNVDNKDAGSTIHLLLTNGDPTPGAYSLKISPEEITVSSSNRDGVFYGAMSLLQLLRDQPRGETISLQALAINDVPRYQWRGLMLDESRHFFGMEKVKQILDWMAYYKLNKFHWHLTDAQGWRLEIKKYPKLTLVGGRGNHTDSTADPQYYTQPQIKEIIAYAADRSITVIPEIDMPGHATAANKAYPQFSGGSVEGYENFTFNPSIDSTYQFLGDIIKETTALFPSKMMHLGGDEVALGVKAWSLNPSIAGFMQKNNFADVGELERYFFKRVADTALSTGAKVLAWDEATGTNLPADKAIIFWWRQNLPGQLHLAIQKGYQVVLCPRLPMYFDFVQDADHISGRRWKGVYNTVGSVYGFPEKSMQNNEDLQSKQIIGVQANIWTEMIGSEKRLDFMLFPRIAGLAEAGWTAPELKDEEAFDNRLKASIKIYDAANIYYFNPFDKFFHDEAIDFGPKIRRMPKPESVDYSDEDRPRRRRHGRSSKKSHSSSKHSSSKHSSSKKSSSSKKSSSSSGKSHKSSHKKKR is encoded by the coding sequence ATGAAAATTAAATTCGTACTTGTATTTCTTTTGTTTTGCGGCTCGGTTAAGGCCCAAAATGTCAACATAATCCCTCAGCCTAAGTTAGTTACCGCAGGCACGGGGCAATTCACTTTCAATAACCATTCAAGTGTAGGCGTAAATGACGCTTCCTTATTGCCGGTAGCACGTTATTTCCAGAAACAGGTAAATCAATCAACCGGTTTAACGCTTAATGTAGATAACAAGGATGCAGGGAGCACTATCCACCTGCTGTTAACCAACGGCGATCCAACTCCCGGAGCTTACTCGCTTAAAATATCACCCGAAGAAATTACGGTATCGTCATCAAACCGGGATGGTGTTTTTTATGGAGCGATGTCGTTACTGCAATTGCTTCGCGATCAGCCCCGGGGCGAAACCATCAGTTTGCAGGCGCTTGCTATTAATGATGTACCGCGCTACCAGTGGCGGGGTTTGATGCTGGATGAGTCGCGCCATTTTTTCGGGATGGAAAAAGTGAAGCAGATATTGGATTGGATGGCTTACTATAAGCTTAACAAATTTCACTGGCATTTAACTGATGCGCAGGGCTGGCGTCTGGAGATTAAAAAATACCCTAAGTTAACCCTGGTTGGCGGCAGGGGCAACCATACCGATTCAACTGCCGATCCTCAGTATTATACTCAACCGCAAATTAAAGAGATCATCGCTTATGCGGCCGACAGATCGATCACGGTTATTCCTGAAATTGATATGCCAGGCCATGCTACGGCAGCCAACAAGGCCTATCCGCAGTTTAGTGGTGGTAGCGTTGAAGGGTACGAGAATTTTACCTTCAATCCCTCAATCGATAGCACTTACCAGTTTTTGGGTGATATTATTAAAGAAACTACCGCGCTCTTCCCATCTAAAATGATGCACCTTGGTGGCGATGAGGTGGCGTTGGGTGTAAAAGCCTGGTCGCTTAATCCATCTATCGCCGGTTTTATGCAGAAAAATAATTTTGCTGATGTTGGCGAGCTGGAGCGCTATTTTTTTAAGCGGGTTGCCGATACCGCTTTAAGCACAGGTGCTAAGGTATTAGCCTGGGATGAAGCAACCGGTACAAACCTGCCTGCCGATAAGGCCATTATTTTTTGGTGGAGGCAAAACCTGCCCGGCCAGTTGCATTTAGCGATACAGAAAGGCTACCAGGTGGTACTTTGTCCGCGCCTGCCCATGTATTTTGATTTTGTGCAGGATGCCGATCATATCTCCGGCCGCCGCTGGAAGGGCGTTTACAATACTGTGGGCAGCGTGTATGGTTTCCCCGAAAAATCAATGCAGAATAATGAAGACTTGCAATCCAAACAAATAATAGGTGTGCAGGCCAATATCTGGACGGAAATGATCGGTTCAGAAAAACGTTTGGATTTTATGCTCTTCCCGCGTATTGCCGGTTTAGCCGAAGCCGGTTGGACAGCACCCGAACTGAAAGATGAGGAGGCATTTGATAACCGCTTAAAAGCAAGCATCAAAATTTATGATGCAGCCAATATTTACTATTTCAATCCGTTTGATAAGTTTTTTCACGATGAGGCGATAGATTTCGGTCCGAAGATCAGGAGGATGCCAAAGCCCGAATCGGTTGATTACAGTGATGAGGACAGGCCCCGCAGGCGGAGGCATGGAAGATCTTCGAAAAAAAGCCATTCTTCGTCGAAGCATTCATCTTCAAAACATTCGTCTTCGAAAAAATCATCATCTTCAAAAAAATCTTCTTCTTCTTCAGGCAAAAGCCACAAGTCATCGCATAAAAAGAAAAGATAA
- a CDS encoding family 43 glycosylhydrolase: MKKTSAKLFYLLSILFLSTASYAQNPIVRDIYTADPSAHVWKDGRLYVYPSHDIDPPRGCDLMDKYHVYSTDDMVHWKDHGEILNATQVPWGRKEGGFMWAPDCAYRNGKYYFYFPHPSGSNWDTTWKVGIATSKQPAGNFKVQGYLNLGSDSRSMIDPCVFVDDDGQAYFYYGGGGRCVGTKLKPNMTEIAEPLKPMEGLKDFHEATWVFKRNNIYYLTYADNHTEDKKGANRLNYATSTSPLGPWTYGGVYLDPTGCDTSHGSVVEYKGKWYAFYHNSVLTGRGNLRSICVDELHFNADGSIQKVVQTGLLSKR, encoded by the coding sequence ATGAAAAAAACATCTGCAAAGCTTTTTTATTTACTATCTATTCTTTTTTTATCAACGGCAAGCTATGCGCAAAACCCCATCGTAAGGGATATTTATACGGCCGATCCATCTGCCCATGTATGGAAAGACGGGCGATTATATGTTTACCCCTCCCACGATATCGACCCGCCGCGGGGCTGCGATCTGATGGATAAATACCACGTATATTCTACCGATGACATGGTGCACTGGAAAGATCATGGCGAAATACTGAACGCCACACAGGTACCCTGGGGGCGAAAAGAGGGCGGCTTTATGTGGGCCCCGGATTGCGCTTACAGAAACGGCAAATACTATTTCTACTTCCCGCACCCAAGCGGCAGCAACTGGGATACCACCTGGAAGGTTGGTATAGCTACCAGCAAACAACCGGCGGGTAATTTTAAAGTGCAGGGCTATCTTAACCTGGGCAGCGACAGCCGATCAATGATAGATCCATGTGTTTTTGTTGATGATGACGGCCAGGCTTATTTTTACTATGGCGGAGGAGGCCGCTGTGTTGGCACCAAACTAAAACCCAACATGACCGAAATAGCCGAACCCCTAAAACCAATGGAAGGCCTGAAGGATTTTCACGAGGCAACCTGGGTATTTAAACGCAATAACATTTACTATTTAACCTACGCCGATAACCATACAGAAGATAAAAAAGGCGCCAACAGGTTAAACTATGCCACAAGCACCAGCCCCCTTGGCCCCTGGACGTATGGAGGTGTTTACCTCGACCCTACCGGTTGCGATACCAGCCACGGTTCGGTTGTTGAATATAAAGGCAAATGGTATGCATTTTACCACAACAGCGTTCTTACAGGCCGGGGCAACCTGCGTTCGATATGCGTTGATGAACTGCACTTTAATGCTGATGGATCGATACAGAAAGTGGTGCAAACCGGGTTGCTTAGTAAGCGATAA
- a CDS encoding TolC family protein produces the protein MKNILSSLAIALVVLAGCKVSKDVATPTDAQPETFRNAVATGDTSSIADLQWKNFFTDAALQKLIDSAIVKNYDMQVAVKNIEAAELQFKQVKWNYAPSVGLNVTASTNRPSDNSINGLSINQYGIGTKHIEDYNANLALSWEADIWGKIRNQNRQALAQYLQTTEAKKAIQTSIVSSVSQGYYNLLMLDEQLEIAKKNVKLNDSTLRIIKLQYDAGQVTLLGVQQAQAQLEAAAQLVPQFERDINVQENGLSILAGRLPNAIERNVTLNDITFPDALSAGIPSAMVSRRPDVRSSELALNIANARVGITKAQLYPSLTITGQGGLNSFKSSNWFNIPASLFGTVAGGIAQPLFQRKQLRTQYEVAKVDREKSVIQFRQSVLNAVGEVSDALVRLQKLKEQQTIAANRVKTLQQATTNASMLFKNGLANYLEVITAQSNVLQGELELASIKMAQLSANAELYRSLGGGWK, from the coding sequence ATGAAAAATATATTAAGCAGTTTGGCCATTGCGCTGGTAGTGCTGGCAGGCTGTAAAGTTTCGAAAGATGTTGCTACGCCAACGGATGCGCAACCTGAAACCTTCAGGAACGCGGTTGCCACCGGCGATACCAGCAGCATTGCCGACTTACAATGGAAAAACTTTTTTACCGATGCCGCCCTTCAAAAATTGATTGACAGCGCTATTGTTAAAAACTACGATATGCAGGTGGCCGTTAAAAATATTGAGGCTGCCGAATTACAGTTTAAACAGGTTAAATGGAACTACGCTCCCTCTGTTGGTTTAAATGTTACTGCAAGCACTAACCGTCCGTCTGATAACAGCATCAACGGGTTAAGCATTAATCAATATGGCATTGGTACCAAACATATTGAAGATTACAATGCCAACCTTGCCCTTTCATGGGAAGCTGATATCTGGGGAAAGATCCGTAATCAAAACCGCCAGGCTTTAGCCCAGTATCTGCAAACAACCGAAGCAAAAAAGGCTATCCAAACCAGCATTGTTTCAAGCGTATCGCAAGGTTACTATAACCTGCTGATGCTTGACGAGCAGCTGGAAATTGCCAAAAAGAACGTAAAACTGAACGATAGCACTTTACGCATCATCAAATTACAGTATGATGCCGGCCAGGTAACTCTTTTGGGTGTACAACAGGCTCAGGCCCAGTTAGAGGCTGCTGCCCAGCTGGTACCGCAGTTTGAGCGCGATATCAATGTTCAGGAAAATGGTTTGAGCATTTTGGCAGGGAGGTTGCCTAACGCTATTGAGCGTAATGTAACCCTTAATGATATTACCTTCCCCGATGCACTTTCGGCAGGTATACCATCGGCAATGGTGAGCCGCAGGCCTGATGTACGCAGCTCTGAACTGGCTTTAAATATTGCTAACGCGAGGGTGGGTATTACCAAAGCACAGCTTTACCCATCATTAACCATCACCGGCCAGGGCGGGTTAAACTCTTTTAAATCAAGTAACTGGTTTAACATTCCGGCTTCACTGTTTGGTACAGTTGCGGGTGGTATTGCACAGCCTTTATTTCAGCGTAAACAACTGCGTACCCAATACGAAGTGGCTAAAGTTGATCGTGAAAAATCGGTGATCCAGTTCCGCCAGTCGGTTTTGAATGCTGTTGGCGAAGTATCAGATGCTTTAGTAAGGTTGCAGAAATTAAAAGAACAACAAACAATAGCAGCAAACCGCGTTAAAACCTTGCAGCAGGCTACTACCAACGCCAGCATGTTATTTAAAAATGGCCTTGCAAACTATCTTGAAGTAATTACCGCCCAAAGCAATGTATTGCAGGGCGAGTTAGAACTGGCCTCGATAAAAATGGCACAACTTAGCGCCAACGCCGAGCTTTACCGCTCATTAGGCGGCGGCTGGAAATAA